A genomic segment from Antedon mediterranea chromosome 6, ecAntMedi1.1, whole genome shotgun sequence encodes:
- the LOC140051352 gene encoding tax1-binding protein 3-like — protein MSFVGSGIPCVEITVVKNPGLGFSIAGGIDQDASKNPFSTNDKGIFVTKVASGGPAEVGGLQVGDKILEVNGYDVTMATHKHAVKLLSKEKETQVMLKVTRPSIIRGR, from the exons ATGTCATTTGTTGGATCAGGTATACCGTGT gTTGAGATAACTGTGGTGAAGAACCCAGGCCTTGGTTTTAGCATAGCTGGTGGTATTGATCAGGATGCTTCAAAGAACCCATTTAGTACAAATGATAAG ggaatATTTGTGACAAAAGTAGCCTCTGGTGGTCCAGCAGAGGTTGGAGGACTTCAAGTAGGAGATAAGATTCTAGAG GTTAATGGTTATGATGTTACCATGGCTACTCATAAACACGCTGTTAAACTTTTGAGTAAAGAGAAAGAAACACAAGTGATGCTGAAAGTGACCCGACCTTCCATAATCCGAGGACGTTGA
- the LOC140051857 gene encoding uncharacterized protein: MMDSFLAAANDLDKLLDEFEQNEEEHLYNHRDVAEVSLQKTQEVNQKISPISCQPESEFILDLSEADFGPASLNSSLNLTSILNSNESIAVAKDLSVKNQEFNSQTQKEPSTTTDKNPDKVAFVNGNEVDDKSQSSYNAQKTISPYTLNHMEVYSKSQSTPPSVPENTPLQYTQPSSSPLLVSKTSTPNVIRQKNDLQNGEIQSMSRSPKIKEITPLLPSEIETQYTPLSQFPLPKNTVLSQSVITLPVLQSVSNTTPTDNGLLNHVQVPIMDSSASENCKAVMPDNSELSFMPLVSDSAISTENELDKSVTGGVRMEDTNGKQLNNQDYIPNTELNHKPPSSKITNFAAVTVNTSKSKETNVNCNSNLDSKHKTNESLSFKESQPNTSPKKAGFGNLTNVTVTDTDLEQLGSLEINQSMRPSVMPSHNNEGKSEDAITVQLTNELASMDPFYNPINRQTSNDITNSDILSTDVQPSVISLSTTLSGTTSQDLLQQSDLSPFMGSESAKVYDSVVSDKNEVLSKSDPKQGNTAHTEANQNKQEAMDKSTGNDGLERDINHSSLAQEQDCHNTKDNTENNHIDDNSHHPPLVKAKGHPVTSYSNTALPVDPPSYQDVINSRQNQTRNTLTLNFEQPNQRKPSPQALQPSPIIDRVDDFIGAEQPQNVDSSSEVAQIVETDSVAAESAVADSGTGMITRLVDPESGVSALPNGFGMEDGNSEWLNQLVGDLSEEDLRLGNVAPQWIPDGSAPACMKCNLKFTFRKRRHHCRACGKVFCANCCNVRVRLKYMEQKESRVCLNCLNTILRAQAIQRMKQPTSSPDPRNPAEYCSTVPPFEQAKDQTSSISPTVMVPVSKSSLRRPVADGNQKSKGSKRVHFSDGLNPGDELVEEPPRSISHTTHSMSEGASIVAEGLAASISGRRRNSKSIKRSLIPKDGVSLPPVIIATETKGEYVVEENPNVERLFLELRNDSPNPVVFVLNKNLFVLVKIIELNCCVNRTCWCFSTKGMTTVGQDELVVVLESTPDEKTIPRDVFVHFNNLYYEASKGNTINDMSHSFCGDNFLGSRQHGGFLFLKPTFQCLQKLILPEPPYLFGVLLQKWEMPWAKVFPLRLMLRLGAEFRYYPCPLMSVRGRKPVYGEIGHTIMNLLADFKNYQYMLPQIPGITIHMQKKETQINFPNSKYDEIMKVISNSNEHVMALAANFSTDADSHLVCIQNEMANYQTQAINIQNKPRQVTGASFVVFNGALKASTGLTAKSSIVEDGVMVQIQSDMMATFRQRLREMKDFRIPCGAIGENEPEEVVTVKWIEETRKVNQGVKSPIDGKSMEGIDNIRIHHGTDFMGKKRAIRWTEVFFLESNEVIVQHLEPVDLSRLAETLATACCVALIQHLDNLKESGMAKIALRVTVDAERVGYEAGSNGKALPSSYMNSLDNEMIPVLHNAVSQFEEGPVIMELIFHIID, from the exons ATGATGGACTCATTCTTAGCTGCAGCTAACGACCTTGATAAGTTGCTTGATGAATTTGAGCAAAATGAAGAAG AACATTTATACAATCACAGAGACGTGGCAGAGGTGTCTTTGCAAAAGACACAAGAGGTCAATCAGAAGATCTCTCCGATATCCTGCCAACCTGAATCTGAATTCATTCTTGACCTCTCAGAGGCTGATTTTGGTCCTGCATCATTGAACAGCTCATTGAATTTAACTTCAATATTAAACAGCAATGAATCGATAGCTGTAGCAAAAGATTTGTCGGTAAAGAATCAGGAATTTAACTCTCAAACGCAAAAAGAACCTTCTACAACGACAGATAAAAATCCTGATAAAGTCGCTTTTGTCAATGGCAATGAAGTTGATGATAAGTCACAATCTAGTTACAATGCACAAAAGACAATTTCACCATACACCTTGAATCACATGGAAGTATATAGTAAATCACAATCTACGCCGCCATCAGTACCTGAGAACACGCCATTACAGTATACACAGCCATCTTCATCCCCTCTGCTTGTTTCAAAGACCAGCACCCCAAATGTGATCcgacaaaaaaatgatttgcAAAACGGAGAAATTCAAAGTATGTCAAGATCTCCAAAAATAAAAGAGATAACTCCGTTACTTCCATCTGAAATAGAGACACAGTACACTCCTCTGTCGCAGTTTCCTCTGCCAAAGAATACAGTGTTATCTCAATCTGTCATTACGTTGCCTGTTTTACAAAGCGTATCAAACACAACACCTACCGATAATGGCTTGCTGAACCATGTCCAGGTACCCATAATGGATTCATCGGCATCAGAGAATTGCAAGGCAGTCATGCCTGACAACAGTGAATTATCTTTTATGCCTCTGGTAAGTGATTCAGCAATTTCTACTGAAAATGAACTTGACAAATCTGTTACAGGAGGGGTGAGAATGGAAGATACAAATGGTAAACAATTGAACAATCAGGACTACATTCCCAACACAGAACTTAATCATAAACCACCTTcttctaaaattacaaattttgcTGCAGTCACAGTCAACACATCAAAAAGCAAAGAGACAAATGTTAATTGCAACTCGAATTTAGATAGTAAGCACAAAACGAATGAGTCTTTAAGTTTTAAAGAATCTCAACCGAATACCTCACCAAAAAAAGCAGGATTTGGTAATCTTACAAATGTGACCGTAACAGACACTGACCTAGAACAATTGGGTAGTCTTGAAATAAACCAATCAATGAGACCGTCTGTTATGCCATCCCATAATAATGAAGGCAAAAGTGAGGATGCAATAACGGTGCAATTAACTAATGAACTTGCAAGTATGGATCCGTTTTACAATCCAATCAATCGTCAAACTTCCAATGACATCACAAATTCAGATATTCTATCCACTGACGTGCAACCCTCTGTTATATCGCTATCCACTACACTGTCAGGAACAACTTCACAAGATTTATTGCAACAGAGTGACTTATCTCCATTTATGGGCAGTGAAAGTGCAAAGGTCTATGACAGTGTTGTGTCAGATAAAAATGAAGTATTAAGCAAATCAGATCCTAAGCAAGGAAATACTGCACACACCGAGGCtaatcaaaataaacaagaagCTATGGATAAATCTACTGGAAATGATGGATTAGAAAGGGACATTAATCATTCCAGTCTTGCACAAGAACAAGACTGTCATAACACAAAAGACAACACTGAAAACAACCATATAGATGATAACAGCCACCATCCTCCACTTGTAAAAGCAAAAGGTCATCCAGTGACCTCATACAGTAACACTGCACTTCCTGTTGATCCACCATCTTATCAAGATGTCATCAACAGTCGTCAGAATCAAACTAGGAAtacattgacattaaactttgaACAACCAAACCAACGAAAACCTAGCCCACAGGCTTTGCAGCCAAGTCCCATAATCGATCGAGTTGATGATTTTATTGGAGCAGAGCAGCCTCAAAATGTTGATTCCTCATCGGAAGTAGCACAAATAGTAGAAACCGACTCTGTTGCTGCTGAATCCGCGGTCGCTGATTCTGGCACTGGTATGATCACCAGATTAGTGGATCCAGAATCTGGAGTGTCTGCATTACCAAACGGTTTTGGAATGGAAGATGGGAACAGCGAGTGGTTGAATCAACTGGTGGGAGATCTTTCTGAGGAAGACCTGAGGCTTGGTAATGTGGCACCTCAATGGATTCCTGATGGTTCTGCACCCGCCTGTATGAAATGCAATCTCAAGTTTACTTTTAGAAAGAGACGCCATCATTGTAGAGCTTGTGGAAAG GTATTTTGTGCTAATTGCTGTAATGTGAGAGTTCGTTTAAAATATATGGAACAGAAGGAGTCAAGAGTTTGCTTAAACTGCCTCAACACCATTTTAAGGG ccCAAGCTATTCAGAGAATGAAGCAGCCAACATCCTCACCAGACCCTAGAAACCCTGCTGAATACTGCTCAACTGTACCACCCTTTGAACAAGCTAAAGACCAGACGAGTTCTATTTCTCCTACTGTCATGGTACCGGTATCAAAGTCATCACTTCGTAGACCTGTTGCTGATG GTAACCAAAAGTCAAAAGGCAGCAAGCGAGTACACTTTTCTGATGGTCTAAACCCTGGTGATGAATTAGTAGAAGAACCACCTCGTTCAATCTCGCATACAACGCATTCAATGTCAGAGGGTGCTTCAATCGTAGCAGAGGGGTTAGCTGCATCAATTTCTGGTAGAAGACGAAACTCAAAGTCAATCAAGAGAAGTTTGATACCAAAAGATGGAGTCTCACTTCCACCTGTCATCATAGCAACAGAAACCAAAGGAG AGTATGTAGTTGAAGAGAATCCAAACGTGGAAAGATTATTTCTGGAACTACGTA ATGACAGTCCTAATCCTGTTGTGTTTGTACTAAATAAAAACCTGTTTGTACTTGTCAAAATCATTGAAT TGAATTGCTGTGTGAACAGGACTTGTTGGTGCTtctctaccaaaggtatgacaACCGTAGGTCAAGATGAACTGGTTGTGGTACTAGAGTCTACTCCTGATGAGAAGACCATCCCAAGAGATGTATTTGTACATTTTAACAACCTTTATTATGAAGCATCTAAAG GTAACACCATAAATGACATGAGCCACTCCTTTTGCGGTGATAACTTCCTTGGTAGTCGGCAGCATGGTGGATTCCTGTTCTTAAAACCAACATTCCAGTGTCTGCAGAAGCTCATCCTACCGGAACCTCCTTACCTGTTTGGTGTCTTGCTGCAGAAGTGGGAGATGCCCTGGGCTAAAGTGTTTCCGTTGAGACTCATGCTGAGGTTAGGAGCGGAATTTAGAT ATTATCCGTGTCCCTTAATGAGTGTTAGAGGGCGCAAACCAGTGTACGGAGAAATTGGACATACAATTATGAATCTGTTAGCG gatTTTAAGAATTACCAATACATGTTACCTCAAATTCCAGGGATCACAATACATATGCAGAAAAAAGAAACTCAGATTAACTTTCCCAACAGTAAATATGATGAG aTTATGAAAGTAATAAGTAATTCAAATGAACATGTGATGGCATTGGCTGCCAACTTTAGTACTGATGCTGACTCACACTTAGTGTGTATACAAAATGAGATGGCAAATTACCAAACACAAGCTATCAACATTCAAAACAAACCCAGGCAAG TTACTGGTGCCAGCTTTGTTGTATTCAACGGTGCGCTTAAAGCAAGCACAGGCCTTACTGCCAAGTCTAGCATCGTAGAAGATGGAGTTATGGTACAGATACAGTCGGATATGATGGCCACATTCCGACAACGTCTCAGGGAGATGAAAGATTTTAGGATACCGTGTGGGGCAATAGGAGAGAATGAACCAGAGGAGGTTGTTACTGTAAAGTGGATAGAAGAAACGAGGAAAGTTAATCAAGG AGTGAAGAGTCCAATTGACGGAAAATCAATGGAAGGCATCGACAACATCCGTATTCATCATGGAACCGACTTCATGGGAAAGAAACGTGCCATACGTTGGACAGAAGTCTTCTTTTTGGAGTCGAATGAGGTAATTGTCCAGCATCTGGAACCAGTGGATCTGAGTCGGTTGGCAGAAACCTTAGCTACTGCTTGTTGTGTAGCATTAATACAACATCTGGACAATCTAAAGGAATCGGGAATGGCTAAAATAGCACTGAGAGTTACCGTGGATGCTGAACGA GTGGGATATGAAGCTGGCTCAAACGGCAAGGCCCTTCCATCCTCCTATATGAACAGTCTGGACAATGAGATGATACCAGTACTTCATAATGCAGTCTCACAATTTGAAGAAGGACCAGTTATTATGGAGCTTATCTTTCATATCATTGATTAA